The following proteins come from a genomic window of Corallococcus sp. NCRR:
- a CDS encoding valine--tRNA ligase, giving the protein MTDTTELSKAYEPSEVEARWYNHWLERDYFRAEAPSSKPPFSIVLPPPNVTGSLHIGHALTATIQDILTRWKRMSGFNALWLPGTDHAGIATQMVVEKELKKTEGKSRHDLGREAFLERVWTWKGKFGARIGEQHRYLGASLDWSRERFTMDEQSSAAVREVFVRLYEEGLMYRAQKLINWCPSCRTALSDLEVEHEEKNGSLWHIRYPVKDSDRSLTVATTRPETLLGDTAVAVHPDDPRYLGLVGRSVSLPLTDREIPIIADGELVNMEFGTGVVKVTPAHDFNDYQTGLRHKLPMLSILDEAARMTKDTGKYAGLDRAEARKQVLADLTELGLLEKEEPHKLNVGTCQRCATVVEPRLSPQWFIKIEPLAKPAIQAVEEGRTKFVPESWTNTYFHWMNNIHDWCVSRQLWWGHQIPAWYCGACTPAEERSKDTADVIVSRTPPESCPKCGGKELTQDPDVLDTWFSSALWPFSTLGWPKQTADLQTFYPTSVMETGHDIIFFWVARMMMMGLHFMGDVPFRTVYLHAMVRDEKGEKMSKTKGNVIDPLDVILGAKAESLQPSLRNRFPQGMPAHGADALRFTLASLTQQGRDIKLSMDRLGGYKAFCNKLWNASRFALMNMGDFSLDKTPLEGRELTLADRWILSRLQKATQETRASLEAFGFAEAASTLYQFLWAEFCDWYIELAKGSLYGEDAEAKDTTRAVLVTCLDRILRLMHPFMPFITEEIWQKLPMSRPTESICIAAYPEPESAWVDAAAEGEMAPVIAAIEGLRTLRGESNLPPSAKVKAVVQSPDATTRELLERWRAYLMPLAGLSEVVVGPPGAKPPQAAAFVSGNLEIYVPLAGLVDLDAERDRLKKEIARAEQELASLQRKLDNPNFVARAPPDVVEKDKARVTELQERTVKLQDHLQRIAPEPPMSETPSPLPGSTESEAPEASESPAPETAQVKVAAEPRAPKDEEVNLGQELKGEIEAEEASQAPQAADPVVEEALNKLREGTKEGLSAADHHDLGVAYMSMGLVDDAMREFDRAKEGGDTREAPEGSAAPVKKASAKKAAGKKTAAKKAAATKAVGKKAPAKKASAKKAAGKKTAAKKAPAKKASAKKAAGKKTAAKKAAVKKAPAKKASAKKAAGKKTAAKKAAAKKTTRGKPARKARR; this is encoded by the coding sequence ATGACTGACACGACTGAACTGTCCAAGGCCTACGAGCCCTCCGAAGTGGAGGCGCGGTGGTACAACCACTGGCTGGAGCGTGACTACTTCCGCGCCGAAGCCCCTTCCTCCAAGCCGCCGTTCAGCATCGTGCTGCCGCCGCCCAACGTGACGGGCAGCCTGCACATCGGCCACGCGCTCACCGCGACCATCCAGGACATCCTCACGCGCTGGAAGCGGATGAGCGGCTTCAACGCGCTCTGGCTGCCCGGCACGGACCACGCGGGCATCGCCACGCAGATGGTCGTGGAGAAGGAGCTCAAGAAGACGGAAGGCAAGAGCCGCCACGACCTGGGCCGCGAGGCGTTCCTCGAGCGCGTCTGGACGTGGAAGGGCAAGTTCGGCGCGCGCATCGGCGAGCAGCACCGCTACCTGGGCGCGTCCCTGGACTGGAGCCGCGAGCGCTTCACCATGGACGAGCAGTCCTCGGCCGCGGTGCGCGAGGTCTTCGTCCGGCTGTACGAAGAGGGCCTGATGTACCGGGCCCAGAAGCTCATCAACTGGTGCCCGTCCTGCCGCACGGCCCTCTCCGACCTGGAAGTGGAGCACGAGGAGAAGAACGGCTCGCTCTGGCACATCCGCTACCCGGTGAAGGACAGCGACCGCTCGCTCACCGTGGCGACGACGCGCCCGGAGACGCTGCTGGGCGACACGGCCGTCGCCGTGCACCCGGATGACCCGCGCTACCTGGGCCTCGTGGGCCGCAGCGTGTCCCTGCCGCTCACCGACCGCGAGATCCCCATCATCGCGGACGGGGAGCTGGTGAACATGGAGTTCGGCACCGGCGTGGTGAAGGTCACGCCCGCGCACGACTTCAACGACTACCAGACGGGCCTGCGCCACAAGCTGCCGATGCTGTCCATCCTGGACGAAGCGGCGCGCATGACGAAGGACACCGGCAAGTACGCGGGCCTGGATCGCGCGGAGGCGCGCAAGCAGGTGCTCGCGGACCTGACGGAGCTGGGCCTCCTGGAGAAGGAGGAGCCGCACAAGCTCAACGTGGGCACCTGCCAGCGCTGCGCCACGGTGGTGGAGCCGCGCCTGTCTCCGCAGTGGTTCATCAAGATTGAACCGCTGGCGAAGCCGGCCATCCAGGCCGTGGAGGAGGGCCGCACGAAGTTCGTCCCGGAGTCGTGGACGAACACGTACTTCCACTGGATGAACAACATCCACGACTGGTGCGTGAGCCGCCAGCTGTGGTGGGGCCACCAGATCCCCGCGTGGTACTGCGGCGCGTGCACCCCGGCGGAGGAGCGCTCCAAGGACACGGCGGACGTCATCGTGTCGCGCACGCCGCCAGAGTCCTGCCCGAAGTGCGGCGGCAAGGAGCTGACGCAGGATCCGGACGTGCTGGACACCTGGTTCTCGTCCGCGCTGTGGCCGTTCTCCACGCTGGGCTGGCCGAAGCAGACGGCGGATCTCCAGACCTTCTACCCGACGTCCGTGATGGAGACGGGCCACGACATCATCTTCTTCTGGGTCGCCCGGATGATGATGATGGGCCTGCACTTCATGGGCGATGTGCCCTTCCGCACCGTGTACCTGCACGCGATGGTGCGCGACGAGAAGGGCGAGAAGATGTCCAAGACGAAGGGGAACGTCATCGATCCCCTGGACGTCATCCTCGGCGCGAAGGCGGAGTCGCTGCAGCCGTCCCTGCGCAACCGCTTCCCGCAGGGCATGCCCGCCCACGGCGCGGACGCGCTGCGCTTCACGCTGGCGTCGCTCACGCAGCAGGGCCGTGACATCAAACTGTCGATGGATCGCCTGGGTGGCTACAAGGCGTTCTGCAACAAGCTGTGGAACGCCAGCCGCTTCGCCCTGATGAACATGGGCGACTTCAGCCTGGACAAGACGCCGCTGGAGGGCCGCGAGCTGACGCTGGCGGACCGATGGATCCTCTCCCGGCTGCAGAAGGCGACCCAGGAGACGCGCGCGTCGCTGGAGGCGTTCGGCTTCGCGGAGGCCGCGTCCACGCTGTACCAGTTCCTGTGGGCGGAGTTCTGCGACTGGTACATCGAGCTGGCGAAGGGCTCGCTGTACGGCGAGGACGCGGAGGCCAAGGACACCACGCGCGCGGTGCTGGTGACGTGCCTGGACCGCATCCTGCGGCTGATGCACCCGTTCATGCCGTTCATCACCGAGGAGATCTGGCAGAAGCTACCGATGTCCCGGCCCACGGAGAGCATCTGCATCGCGGCGTACCCGGAGCCGGAGTCGGCGTGGGTGGACGCGGCCGCGGAAGGCGAGATGGCGCCGGTCATCGCGGCCATCGAGGGCCTGCGCACGCTGCGCGGTGAGAGCAACCTGCCGCCGTCCGCCAAGGTGAAGGCGGTGGTGCAGAGCCCGGACGCGACGACGCGCGAGCTTCTGGAGCGCTGGCGCGCGTACCTGATGCCGCTCGCGGGCCTGTCCGAGGTGGTGGTGGGCCCCCCGGGCGCCAAGCCTCCGCAGGCGGCGGCGTTCGTGAGCGGCAACCTGGAGATCTACGTGCCCCTGGCGGGCCTGGTGGACCTGGACGCGGAGCGCGACCGCCTGAAGAAGGAGATCGCCCGCGCCGAGCAGGAGCTCGCCAGTTTGCAGCGCAAGCTGGACAACCCGAACTTCGTGGCCCGTGCTCCGCCGGACGTGGTGGAGAAGGACAAGGCCCGGGTGACGGAGCTCCAGGAGCGCACGGTCAAGCTGCAGGATCACCTCCAGCGCATCGCCCCGGAGCCCCCCATGTCCGAGACGCCGTCACCGTTACCGGGCAGCACCGAGTCCGAAGCCCCTGAAGCGTCCGAGTCCCCCGCGCCCGAGACAGCCCAGGTGAAGGTGGCCGCCGAGCCGCGGGCGCCGAAGGACGAAGAGGTGAACCTGGGGCAGGAGCTGAAGGGCGAGATTGAAGCCGAGGAGGCCTCGCAGGCGCCCCAGGCCGCGGATCCGGTGGTGGAGGAGGCCCTCAACAAGCTGCGCGAGGGCACCAAGGAAGGGCTGTCCGCGGCGGACCACCACGACCTGGGCGTCGCGTACATGAGCATGGGGCTCGTGGACGACGCGATGCGCGAGTTCGACCGGGCCAAGGAGGGCGGCGACACCCGCGAGGCGCCGGAGGGTTCGGCTGCGCCGGTGAAGAAGGCCTCCGCGAAGAAGGCGGCGGGCAAGAAGACGGCCGCGAAGAAGGCCGCCGCGACGAAGGCGGTGGGCAAGAAGGCCCCGGCGAAGAAGGCCTCCGCGAAGAAGGCGGCGGGCAAGAAGACGGCCGCGAAGAAGGCTCCGGCGAAGAAGGCCTCCGCGAAGAAGGCGGCGGGCAAGAAGACGGCCGCGAAGAAGGCGGCGGTGAAGAAGGCCCCGGCGAAGAAGGCTTCCGCGAAGAAGGCGGCGGGCAAGAAGACGGCCGCGAAGAAGGCCGCGGCGAAGAAGACCACTCGGGGCAAGCCGGCGCGCAAGGCGCGCCGGTAG
- the sinK gene encoding hybrid histidine protein kinase/response regulator SinK: METPSPLAQLLQALDAGDLEKARLAAVALQRANAHTHQVAAEVLHELRQPLLGAKAYAQLLAEEAGSSGPLKLLLAQVERMEQIVSDFIRLASERPAPQQRLSLAAPIWAAAKVFSVNPDSARISLEVEAPEDLTIQGNARLIEQLTLNLLNNARDAMSGRGRVKVTLAREGASAALYVSDWGPGIPDELKTRIFEPYVSASKRGTGLGLAVCRRIAQEHQAQIALVPPTTLREVPPPATVFRVLFPPTDAPRPPRKRLLVVDDEGIIRMVFKDLMDKECEVIEAATGEAALEILRSSRVDLIVTDKNLPGISGLELAQHARKLDPASRVILMTGYPSLVTTQQALQLGVVDYLLKPFDDIRQVRALLRQALYTPAAPPVPAPSAAVRRVDVLEDNPATARLISEALTLLGLEARVVAGAEVATMEPPVGVVVSWDFAPAYGKKALELARALSQGAPFVVLAEHLTMDTALASLRAGAAACLPKLLSDTSALSRELGLAFKKTAS, encoded by the coding sequence ATGGAGACCCCCTCGCCGCTCGCGCAGCTGCTCCAGGCCCTGGACGCGGGGGACCTGGAGAAGGCACGGCTCGCGGCCGTGGCGCTGCAACGCGCCAACGCCCACACCCACCAGGTCGCCGCGGAGGTCCTCCACGAGCTGCGTCAGCCCCTGCTGGGCGCGAAGGCCTACGCCCAACTGCTGGCCGAGGAGGCAGGCTCCAGCGGCCCGCTGAAGCTGCTGCTCGCGCAGGTGGAGCGGATGGAGCAGATCGTCTCCGACTTCATCCGGCTGGCCAGCGAGCGGCCGGCCCCGCAGCAGCGGCTGTCCCTGGCCGCGCCCATCTGGGCGGCGGCGAAGGTGTTCAGCGTCAACCCGGACTCGGCCCGCATCTCCCTGGAGGTGGAGGCCCCCGAGGACCTCACCATCCAGGGCAACGCGCGGCTGATTGAGCAGCTCACGCTCAACCTGCTCAACAATGCTCGCGACGCCATGTCCGGCCGGGGCCGCGTGAAGGTGACGCTCGCGCGCGAAGGCGCCTCCGCGGCCCTCTACGTGTCCGACTGGGGACCGGGCATCCCGGACGAGCTCAAGACACGCATCTTCGAGCCCTACGTCTCCGCCAGCAAACGCGGCACGGGCCTGGGGCTCGCCGTCTGCCGGAGAATCGCGCAGGAGCACCAGGCGCAGATTGCGTTGGTGCCGCCCACGACGCTGCGCGAAGTGCCGCCCCCGGCCACGGTGTTCCGCGTGCTCTTCCCTCCCACGGACGCGCCGCGCCCGCCGCGCAAGCGCCTGCTGGTGGTGGACGACGAGGGCATCATCCGGATGGTCTTCAAGGACCTGATGGACAAGGAGTGCGAGGTCATTGAAGCGGCCACCGGCGAGGCCGCGCTCGAAATCCTCCGCTCGTCCCGAGTGGACCTCATCGTCACGGACAAGAACCTGCCCGGCATCTCCGGCCTGGAGCTGGCCCAGCACGCGCGGAAGCTGGACCCCGCGTCGCGCGTCATCCTGATGACGGGCTACCCCTCGCTGGTGACGACGCAGCAGGCGCTGCAACTGGGCGTGGTGGACTACCTGCTCAAGCCCTTCGACGACATCCGCCAGGTGCGCGCGCTCTTGCGGCAGGCGCTGTACACGCCGGCCGCGCCGCCCGTCCCCGCCCCCAGCGCCGCTGTGCGCCGGGTGGACGTGCTGGAGGACAACCCGGCCACCGCGCGGCTGATTTCAGAGGCGCTGACGCTCCTGGGCCTGGAGGCGCGCGTCGTCGCGGGCGCGGAGGTGGCCACGATGGAGCCGCCCGTGGGCGTGGTGGTGTCGTGGGACTTCGCGCCGGCCTACGGCAAGAAGGCGCTGGAGCTGGCCCGGGCCCTGAGCCAGGGCGCGCCCTTCGTCGTGCTGGCCGAGCACCTCACCATGGACACGGCGCTGGCGTCCCTGCGCGCCGGGGCCGCCGCGTGCCTGCCCAAGCTGCTCTCCGACACCTCGGCGCTCAGCCGCGAGCTGGGACTGGCCTTCAAGAAGACCGCTTCCTGA
- a CDS encoding GGDEF domain-containing protein, which yields MARLLLVDDEKIARNLYGDYLTAAGHLVTAVPTVADAKAALSAERFDAVVTDLILPGGDGMEVLRHVRERYPGVEVLVITGLDKVAPAVRAIKSGAAEYLVKPVAPEALEHALRRALTTRDLMRENASLRQHVALLEAGQRIATTLDRERLSTAASDALESMANASAVMLLERDPNGAGFRSHGMRGLPVDLHEALVPQLIERLSGTRTPVELDGLQVPWPRTLSFPAVDGELVLGHAVLFHDSAPAEHHAETVGFLVRNWALALRNLGRFAAVEDLAYVDDLTRLFNTRYLHLVLDREVNEALQTERPFSLLFLDLDRFKAINDTHGHLVGSRVLVEAARVLKGCVRDPDVVARFGGDEYVVLLRGTDSGGALKVAERIRRTMETHQFLGREGLALKLTTCIGVASFPEHAQDKDHLLDLSDRAMYRGKRGTRNVVYMAAQDLEATPAERRQNPPPPQGQG from the coding sequence ATGGCGCGACTGCTCCTCGTCGACGACGAAAAGATCGCCCGCAACCTCTACGGCGACTACCTCACGGCCGCGGGACATCTCGTCACGGCGGTCCCCACCGTGGCGGACGCGAAGGCCGCCCTCTCCGCGGAGCGGTTCGACGCGGTGGTGACGGACCTCATCCTCCCCGGCGGCGACGGCATGGAGGTGCTGCGCCACGTGCGCGAGCGCTACCCCGGCGTGGAGGTGCTCGTCATCACCGGCCTGGACAAGGTGGCCCCCGCGGTGCGCGCCATCAAGAGCGGCGCGGCGGAGTACCTGGTCAAGCCCGTGGCGCCGGAGGCCCTGGAGCACGCGCTGCGCCGCGCGCTCACCACGCGAGACCTGATGCGTGAGAACGCGTCCCTGCGCCAGCACGTCGCGCTGCTGGAGGCAGGCCAGCGAATCGCCACCACGCTCGACCGCGAGCGGCTGTCCACGGCCGCCTCGGACGCGCTGGAGTCCATGGCCAACGCCTCCGCGGTGATGCTCCTGGAGCGCGACCCCAACGGCGCGGGCTTCCGCTCGCACGGCATGCGCGGGCTGCCGGTGGACCTGCACGAAGCGCTCGTCCCGCAGCTCATCGAGCGGCTCTCGGGCACGCGCACGCCCGTGGAGCTCGACGGGCTCCAGGTCCCCTGGCCGCGCACCCTCTCCTTCCCCGCCGTGGACGGAGAGCTGGTGCTGGGCCACGCGGTGCTCTTCCACGACAGCGCGCCCGCGGAGCACCACGCGGAGACCGTGGGCTTCCTCGTGCGCAACTGGGCGCTGGCCCTGCGCAACCTGGGCCGCTTCGCCGCCGTGGAGGACCTGGCCTACGTCGACGACCTCACCCGCCTGTTCAACACGCGCTACCTGCACCTGGTGCTGGACCGCGAGGTGAACGAGGCCCTGCAGACGGAGCGCCCCTTCTCCCTGCTGTTCCTGGACCTGGACCGCTTCAAGGCCATCAACGACACGCACGGGCACCTGGTGGGCTCGCGCGTGCTGGTGGAGGCCGCGCGCGTGCTCAAGGGCTGCGTGCGCGACCCGGACGTGGTGGCGCGCTTCGGCGGCGACGAGTACGTGGTGCTGCTGCGCGGCACGGACTCCGGCGGGGCCCTCAAGGTCGCCGAGCGCATCCGCCGCACCATGGAGACCCATCAGTTCCTGGGCCGCGAGGGGCTGGCGCTCAAGCTCACCACCTGCATCGGCGTGGCCAGCTTCCCGGAGCACGCACAGGACAAGGACCACCTGCTGGACCTGTCCGACCGGGCCATGTACCGGGGCAAGCGGGGCACCCGGAACGTCGTCTACATGGCGGCGCAGGACCTGGAAGCCACCCCGGCCGAGCGCCGCCAGAATCCCCCGCCCCCGCAGGGACAGGGCTGA
- a CDS encoding response regulator encodes MPKNLLIADDSLTIRKVIGMIFATEDFQVTAVDNGLDAISRTRELRPDVVLADVMMPGKSGYEVCEALKSDPSTQAIPVLLLAGTFEAFDENRAKAARADDHITKPFESQILLDKVKALVGQKSNTMPASAATRVLPQTAAPVAPAGAPPAAAAPPGARPAGAPPPGAVPPGARPPGAGMPPPGARPPGAGVPPPPGAARPLPGAVPPGARPPGAPPPGAMPPGARPPPGAPPPGMGARPPGAPPPGAMPPGARPPPGAVPPGARPPGAPPPGMAARPPGPGAPNIPGGFPRPPGAAPLPSAPPPAAVPPAARARDPFGLGAPAAPAAQARTESIRIEDSLPEPSGAEEISLDIGGPPAPAATPARARPAADGGEALLREALSKASREVIEKIAWEVVPQLAETIIREELERLIKDRETQH; translated from the coding sequence ATGCCCAAGAATCTGCTGATCGCCGACGACTCGCTCACCATCCGCAAGGTGATCGGGATGATCTTCGCGACGGAAGACTTCCAGGTGACCGCGGTGGACAACGGGCTGGACGCCATCTCCCGCACGCGCGAGCTGCGTCCGGACGTGGTGCTCGCCGACGTGATGATGCCGGGCAAGAGCGGCTACGAGGTCTGCGAGGCGCTCAAGAGCGACCCCTCCACGCAGGCCATCCCGGTGCTGCTGCTGGCCGGCACCTTCGAGGCGTTCGACGAGAACCGCGCGAAGGCCGCCCGGGCGGATGACCACATCACCAAGCCCTTCGAGAGCCAGATCCTCCTCGACAAGGTGAAGGCCCTGGTGGGCCAGAAGTCCAACACCATGCCCGCGTCCGCCGCGACGCGCGTGCTGCCGCAGACCGCCGCCCCGGTGGCTCCGGCCGGTGCGCCGCCCGCCGCCGCCGCGCCTCCGGGAGCGCGTCCCGCGGGTGCGCCGCCTCCGGGCGCTGTTCCTCCGGGTGCGCGTCCTCCGGGCGCGGGTATGCCGCCGCCGGGCGCGCGTCCTCCGGGCGCGGGTGTGCCGCCGCCGCCGGGCGCCGCGCGTCCGCTGCCGGGCGCTGTTCCTCCTGGCGCGCGTCCTCCGGGTGCGCCGCCTCCGGGCGCCATGCCGCCGGGTGCGCGTCCTCCGCCGGGTGCGCCGCCTCCGGGCATGGGCGCGCGTCCTCCGGGTGCGCCGCCTCCGGGCGCCATGCCTCCGGGTGCGCGTCCTCCGCCGGGCGCTGTTCCTCCTGGCGCGCGTCCTCCGGGTGCGCCGCCTCCGGGCATGGCCGCGCGTCCTCCGGGCCCTGGCGCCCCGAACATCCCGGGCGGCTTCCCGCGTCCTCCGGGCGCCGCGCCGCTGCCGTCCGCGCCTCCGCCCGCGGCGGTGCCTCCGGCCGCCCGTGCCCGGGATCCGTTCGGGCTGGGCGCTCCGGCCGCGCCCGCCGCTCAGGCGCGCACGGAGAGCATCCGCATCGAGGACTCGCTGCCCGAGCCCAGCGGCGCGGAGGAGATCTCCCTGGACATCGGTGGCCCTCCGGCGCCCGCCGCCACGCCCGCGCGCGCCCGTCCGGCCGCGGATGGCGGCGAGGCCCTGCTTCGCGAGGCGCTGTCGAAGGCGTCCCGCGAGGTCATCGAGAAGATCGCCTGGGAGGTCGTACCGCAGCTGGCGGAGACCATCATCCGGGAGGAGCTGGAGCGGCTCATCAAGGACCGCGAGACCCAGCATTGA
- a CDS encoding demethoxyubiquinone hydroxylase family protein has translation MPQTNPFHSLVPRKLTDSELARSIRLNIEAELDAINLYAAHLDATDNEEAKAILRHVMDEEREHAALFWQLIARLDPEQAQHDREASQKYRLITTGASHEEVEAVSEGGGSEAAEVELPKRLTVGSLRK, from the coding sequence ATGCCGCAGACGAACCCGTTCCACTCGCTGGTGCCCCGGAAGCTGACGGACTCCGAACTGGCCCGCTCCATCCGGCTCAACATCGAGGCGGAGCTGGACGCCATCAACCTCTACGCCGCGCACCTGGACGCGACGGACAACGAGGAGGCGAAGGCCATCCTGCGGCACGTCATGGACGAGGAGCGCGAGCACGCGGCCCTCTTCTGGCAGCTCATCGCGCGGTTGGATCCGGAACAGGCCCAGCACGACCGCGAGGCGTCCCAGAAGTACCGCCTCATCACCACCGGCGCCTCCCACGAAGAGGTGGAGGCGGTGAGCGAGGGCGGCGGCAGCGAGGCCGCCGAGGTGGAGCTGCCCAAGCGGCTCACCGTGGGCAGCCTGCGCAAGTAG
- a CDS encoding chemotaxis protein CheW, which translates to MTVQGLAPNAGRLLGSPAVPFESGRRLCLLVEAGETRYAVEATSVIEVAMPGARGASLRGVLEVKDLAALLGGLPEDVPGMVVVLDVSPTLAVRVRAVVEVADVARDPFFLLPPGLADSLAPLSRGAVLHKDRLYLELIVEALPHRAGPRAAPPEPRPVHWADEPPERALVLESQGVLFGVPLACVSQVVPRGEAFSVLPVQSGPVAGVYPHAQALWPICSIPALLGAPARVEELFVLTELAGRNVGLAATRVLGVLQKFKPAELPGTFRAPGLPDPVMLLDLQRMFS; encoded by the coding sequence ATGACTGTTCAGGGCTTAGCACCCAACGCTGGAAGGCTGCTAGGGTCCCCGGCCGTGCCCTTTGAAAGCGGACGGCGGCTCTGCCTGCTGGTGGAGGCCGGTGAGACGCGCTACGCGGTGGAGGCCACGTCCGTCATCGAGGTCGCGATGCCGGGCGCTCGCGGCGCGAGTCTGCGCGGCGTACTGGAAGTGAAGGACCTCGCCGCGCTGCTCGGCGGCCTGCCCGAGGACGTGCCGGGCATGGTGGTGGTCCTGGACGTCAGCCCCACGCTCGCGGTGCGGGTGCGCGCCGTGGTGGAGGTCGCGGATGTCGCGAGGGATCCGTTCTTCTTGCTGCCGCCGGGCCTGGCGGACTCGCTGGCGCCGCTGAGCCGGGGCGCGGTGCTGCACAAGGACCGGCTGTACCTGGAGCTCATCGTGGAGGCGCTGCCGCACCGGGCAGGCCCGCGCGCGGCCCCGCCGGAGCCCCGGCCCGTGCACTGGGCGGACGAGCCCCCGGAGCGGGCGCTGGTGCTGGAGTCCCAGGGGGTGCTGTTCGGCGTCCCGCTCGCTTGCGTGTCCCAGGTGGTGCCCCGGGGCGAGGCGTTCAGCGTGCTCCCGGTGCAGAGCGGGCCGGTGGCGGGCGTCTATCCGCACGCGCAGGCGCTCTGGCCCATCTGTTCGATTCCAGCGCTGCTGGGCGCGCCGGCCCGGGTGGAGGAGCTGTTCGTCCTCACGGAGCTGGCGGGCCGGAACGTGGGGCTGGCAGCCACCCGGGTGCTCGGTGTGCTGCAGAAGTTCAAGCCGGCCGAGCTTCCCGGAACATTCCGGGCGCCGGGGCTGCCGGATCCGGTGATGTTACTGGACCTGCAGCGCATGTTTTCTTGA
- the nadC gene encoding carboxylating nicotinate-nucleotide diphosphorylase — MQQDYLDRLIALSLDEDLGAAGDVTSLAVVPAEAEGSGELVAKEQMIVAGLDAFVRVFHMVDAEVEVEVLKRDGEEIKPKVVAARVHGKLRSLLAAERTALNLVQRAAGIATLAQQAMTSVRGSKLRVLDTRKTPPGMRGLAKHAVRMGGASNHRFGLFDGILIKDNHIAAVGGDITEAVRRAKLNGPRLVKIEVEVTNFKQLEEAIAAGADVIMLDNMDDAQIREAVKLTASRVPIEVSGGVTLDRLPRLAKLGVDFVSMGALTHSARAMDLSLEIATTKKPARKPRSA, encoded by the coding sequence GTGCAGCAGGATTATCTCGATCGGCTCATCGCGCTGTCCCTCGACGAGGACCTGGGTGCGGCGGGGGACGTCACCTCGCTGGCGGTGGTCCCCGCCGAGGCGGAGGGCAGCGGTGAGCTGGTCGCGAAGGAGCAGATGATCGTCGCCGGCCTGGACGCCTTCGTCCGCGTCTTCCACATGGTGGACGCGGAGGTGGAGGTGGAGGTCCTCAAGCGCGACGGCGAGGAGATCAAACCGAAGGTGGTCGCCGCGCGCGTCCACGGCAAGCTGCGCTCGCTGCTGGCTGCGGAGCGCACGGCGCTCAACCTGGTGCAGCGCGCCGCCGGCATCGCGACGTTGGCCCAGCAGGCGATGACCTCCGTGCGGGGCTCGAAGCTGCGGGTGCTGGACACGCGCAAGACGCCGCCGGGTATGCGGGGCCTCGCGAAGCACGCAGTGCGCATGGGCGGCGCGTCCAACCACCGCTTCGGCCTCTTCGACGGCATCCTCATCAAGGACAATCACATCGCGGCCGTAGGTGGTGACATCACCGAAGCGGTGCGCCGCGCGAAGCTGAACGGTCCCCGGTTGGTGAAGATTGAGGTGGAGGTCACCAACTTCAAGCAGCTGGAGGAGGCCATCGCCGCGGGCGCGGACGTCATCATGTTGGACAACATGGACGACGCGCAGATCCGCGAAGCGGTGAAGCTGACGGCAAGCCGCGTGCCCATCGAAGTCTCGGGCGGCGTCACGCTGGACCGGCTGCCCCGGCTGGCGAAGCTGGGCGTGGACTTCGTGTCGATGGGCGCGCTGACGCATTCGGCGCGGGCCATGGACCTGTCGCTGGAGATCGCGACGACGAAGAAGCCCGCGCGCAAGCCCCGCTCCGCCTAG